Genomic DNA from Mycolicibacterium helvum:
CCAGCGCGCTGGACCCGGAGATGGTCGGCGATGTGCTTGAGGTGCTGCGCCAGCTCGCCCAGGGCGGGATGACGATGGTGGTGGTCACCCACGAGATGGGCTTCGCCAGGGAGGTGGCCTCTCGGGTGATCTTCATGGCCGACGGCAATATCGTCGAGGACGACTCCCCCGACGAGGTGTTCGGCAACCCCAAAAGCCCACGGCTGCAGGAGTTTCTGTCGAAGGTGCTCTGAACACGACCGGCAACCTAGAGAAGGGAATCGGCATGAAAGTTCTGTACGTCGCAGAGGCACTAGCCACCGGCGAGGGCCGTGATGGCCACGGGCGAACCTCCGATGGCAAGCTCGACCTGGACCTGAGCATTCAGAAGGAGCTGGGCGGCTCGGGTGTCGGCACCAATCCCGAGCAGCTCTTCGCCGTCGGCTACGCCGCGTGCTATCACTCCGCGCTGCGGCTGGTCGCTCGCGAGGAGAAGGCCGATGTCACCGATTCGGCTGTGGGAGCCAAGGTTTCGCTGGGCAGCAACGACGCCGGCGGTTTCGTCCTCGCCGTCGAACTCGAGGTCGTCCTGCCCAATGTCGACCACGAATCCGCCGTCGCGCTGGCCGACAAGGCCCATCAGGTGTGCCCGTACTCCAACGCGACCCGGGGCAATATCGACGTGAAGCTGACCGTCACCGACGATTGAGGATCATGCGGGCCGCGAAGAGGTCGGCCTGTCCTTCTTTTCCTCGTACATCAGTTCGTCAGCGCGGGCGAGCAATTCGTCGATGGTGTCGACGTCGGCTGAATTCACCTGCACCATGCCGATACTGGCCGATAGCACATACGTCCGGTCGCTGTCTTGGTTGAACCGCTCGAAGGCATCGAGGAGACGATTCCGCAGCGTCGCCTGATCGCAATCGGGTTCGATGATCAAGACGCAGAACTCGTCGCCGCCGATGCGCGCGATGACGTCGAATTCGCGCAAGGTGCCGCTCAGCAGGTCGGCAACATCAGCCAGGAGGGCGTCCCCCATCTCGTGCCCCTGAGCGTCGTTGACCAGTTTCAGACCGTCGACGTCGAGGAACACCAGCAGACAGGAACTGCCCTGTCGTCGCGCGGCGTGCAACGCGGCATCCGATCTCAGATAGAAGCCCCGCCGATTGTTCAACCCGGTCAGCTCGTCGGTGATCGATAGCTTGTGGATCTCGTCGTTGGCCCGTTCGAGTTCGGCGGTCCTGTCCCGCACCCGCTGTTCCAGCTCGGAGTAGAGCTGCACATTCTCCATGGCGATGGAGGTCGAGTCGGCCAGCGCCTGCAACAGAAACACGTCCTGTTCGGTCGCGTGGCGCTGATAGGACCAGTAGTTGCCGATCGCCCCGATCGGGTCGACCTTGCGGATCGGGACCATGACCATACTTTTGACGAACGTGGGCCGGTAAGCCTCCCGCGGCACGCGCTCGTCGGCGTAGATGTCCGGAATCACCACGGCCTCGCGATGGTGCATCGCCCAGCCGCTGACACACTTCTCCAGGGGAAAGCGGCTGCCCTTCCACAGCGGTGCGATCGCGTACTCATCGGCGTAGTAACAGAACCCGTTGTCCTTGAGCACGAAGGACGCGCCGTCACAGCCGGTCAGCTCGCGCGCGGCAGTCCGCACGATCACCTGGATCTCGGGCAGGCTGCGCGCCAGCGACAGCTCCTGAACCGCACGCAGCAACCGCTCCATGCGTTGCATGTAGTCGCCGTCGATCGAGACTTCGACCGTCATGAGCACCTCCGGCAGCCCCCCGCTGCCAAGGTCACAACTCATGTCGCTTCTTGACGGCAAGTCCGGGCAAAGTATAGGCCCACTACACCAGGGCGAGTGGCCATCGTCTGAACCTTTGCTCCACATGCTGATTGCGCAAATGCCGCCTACGAGAAGTGGGTGTGCGGCCGGGGCAGCGTTGTGCCGTCGACGGTGATCTCGAGCTTCTCGTTGTAGAAGGCAACCAAGTTCGCAATCGACGCAACCGCCGGTAACGGAGTGTCGTAGGTCCAGGCTAGATCGTTATGCAGCGCGTTGGCGACCCGCACCGACCAATACTGCGACGTCACGCCCTTGTAGGGACACAAGGTCTGGGTGTCCGCCGACTCGAGGTGCTCGAACGCGATGTCGGTGCGGTCGATGTAGTACCGCGTCGGCAGGCCGGTTTCGAACAGCAGCACGGGGCTCTCGGTGTCCGCCAGCAACACACCATCCAGTTCGACTCTGACGTGGCGATGTGAGCGCAGTGCGTCCACCCGAACGTAGGGGTTGCGGGGGTGGCCGTAGATCGGCTCATCCTCCTCGAACCAGCTCAGCGCCGACCAGTCGAATCGCACAAATCCCGCGACCGGGCCATCACCATCGTCGAACACGCGCGCCGCCGAAGGGTGCGTGTCCGACTCGCCGGCCAGGGTGAACATCCGCGACGCGCCGAACTGCACGTGCTGCGGGTGGTCCTCGTCTAGCAAGAACTCGTCCCGGACGTCGGACCGCGGGATGTAGTACTGCGGGTGGTACGGGATCTCCCACACATAGCGGGCCGCCGTGGTGTCGAAAACGAGCTGGCTCCCGAGGTAGCCACGGACCCGCCGGGGCGACGGTTCAATACGGCCCCGGGTTGCGGCAACCTGCGGATAGTCGGTGACGGGCTGCTCGGATGCTGTACTCACGCTGGACTCCCTTGCCGTGGATGACGTCACCTTCCATGATGACCAGCGCTGGGGGGGGTGAAGGGCACGGCGTCACGAAACCAATAGGACTGGTAACTGCCTGAGCGGATGGCATGAGTTGACTGACAGTGTTGACCTGAAAATGCCTGAATAACGGTGATTTTGGCGAAACCTCGCGGGTTGCGCGGGCGATCTTCGCGCCGGCTGGCCGTCAATCTTTGTCGGCTCAAAGAAGACGGCACCACGCTGCGACGCATGGTTATAGCCGGTTACCCGCCCCCTTCGCCCGCAGACCGGGTGACCGTCGCGCTCGCGTGCGCGCTACGCAAGGTGGTGTGGTGGCTGCGGACCCCGAAAGAATCCGTTCCTGTCGTCGAGAAAGTGCTTCGCGGCGGGCTTCTCATACCCGTCTTCGCGGCCTTGTCACTGCTGCTGCGCGCCCGCGCCCGGCTGGGCCACTCGGTCCAACTACCGGGCGGCACTGGGTTCGGCGCCACGCTGATGTGCCGTCTCCCCGACCTCATCGCCACCTATATTTGGGTCTTCCAGGAATGGGAACCAGACCTGACCCGCTTCATCACAAGCAGACTCCGCGACGGGGACGTGTTCGTCGATGTTGGCGCGAATATCGGCTACTACTCGCTGCTTGCCGCCAAATCGGTCGGTGACGGTGGCGGCGTCGTGGCTGTCGAAGCGTCACCGGCGATGTTCGACGATCTACGCCGCAACACTCTGGCCAATGACCACGGCGATCGCATCCGCGAGGTGAACAAGGCGGCCGCCGCCAAATCGGGGACACTGACGGTCTTTGCCGGTCCACGACACAACGCCGGGATGTCGACCACGCTGCCGACCCGCGGGCTGCATGTCGAGTCGACGGTCCAGGCATTGCCGCTCGACGAGATCCTGACGTTCCAGGAGATCACGTCGACGCGACTTATCAAGATCGATGTCGAGGGCGCCGAGCCCGACGTCCTGGCAGGGATGGGCAACCTGATCGGCTCGATGCGCCCCGATACGGAGATCGTCGTCGAACTTTCGCCGCGCTGGTGGCCCGACCGGCGGCTCCTGCCTCTGGACGTGCTCCGACCGTTTATCGACGCTGGCTTCAACGTCTACAGGATGAAGAACAGCTACTCTGCCTGGCGGTACTTGTGGCCCAACGAGGTAAGTGACGCAGTTCGACTGCGCAGTCCCCTGACCAGACGAGTATCGCGACTCGACCTCGTGCTGTCCCGCTACGACGGCGACAGCCTGGCGATCGACGCGCGGACCGGCTACTGGCTCGCTGACGGACTCAGCAGAATTCGTACTGGACGTCCCAGAAGCCGGGCACTGGATTCCACCAGGTCGAGAAGTGGCCGCCCAGTGCGGGATTGGCGTCATTGATCATTCCCTGCCCGCCGGTCCCCGGGATGAAGCCGGGCGGATCCCAGGTGATGGACAGCGGGTCTCCCGGGGTCTCAGGGGTACAACCGATCTGTTTGAGGAAGTAACCGTCGGTGACCGACCATTCAGCGCTGGCCTGGTCGGGAGTGGGCGGTGGCGGTGCGGCATGCGCGACGCCCGCCGCAGCGGCGATCAGTGCGGCAGCTATACCTGTCGCCAGTGGCACGCGGCGTCGATATGGCATCGCACCACGGTAGACCACACCGGGCCGTTCGACATGGCAATCGTAGTCAGCGGCGAACGTCGGGTGGCACCATGCCCGGCGTGCCCGCGGCGATCACCGCGCGGTTACGTTCCGCCACAACCGGAATCGGCATCTTGACCTTCCACCGGTCGTAGCTCAGGAAACCGTTGACCTCATTCTCGACGTCGGTGGTCTGCGTGTAGATGGCCGCAGACAGGCCGGTCCTGCGGACAATGTCCTCCAGTCTGCGGCTGACTTCGACGTAGCGATCGGTGAGGCGCGCAGGGCTGTCGGCCATCTCGTAGGCCTCCGGGCGACCCGGCCACCGATTGCCGTCGAGCACCAGCCCCAACCCGCCGTACTCACCGTCGACCCGAACCCGGTTGTCGGCGGGGATAGAGCCTTTCGAATGTGCCTTCATCAGGTCATCGTGGATCTTGGGCTCGCCAGGACCGACATAGGTGTGATCGTCGTAGATATCCCCGGCCAGGGTATCGCCGCGCGACTTGCAGCAGTTCACCCCGCTGTTGGCGTCCACCATCCGGGTCGGGTCCGCGGCCTTCACCACGCCGGCGATCCGGGCGGTGTCGAACTCACCCCAGCCCTCGTTGAACGGCACCCAGCCGACGATCGACGTCACGCTGCGCAGCTGATCGATCATCGCCAGCAGCTCTTTTTCGAAGTTGGCCTTCGCAGCCGGAGTCGGCTCGGGGGCGGGACCCACCGGAATGGCGAGGGACACATCGAGCGAGGGCATGTCCTGCCACACCATCAATCCCAACTTGTCCGCCCAGTAGTACCACCGGGCAGGCTCGACCTTGCCGTGTTTGCGCACGAAGTTCATCCCGAGATCCTTGATCCGCATGAGATCAGACTTCAGCGCGTCATCGGTTGGCGCGGTGTAGATTCCGTCCGGCCAGTAGCCCTGGTCCAGCGGGCCGTGCAGGAAGGTGATCCTGCCGTTCAACGCGATGCGCGGCCTGCCCTGAGGATCGAACATGGTGCCGATCGTGCGCAGGCCGGCATAGCTGGAGACCGCGTCGACCACCTTGCCCGTCGGGCTCACCAGGGCGACCTGCAGGTCGTACAGGTATGGGTCGTCGGGAGTCCACACGTGTGGCTTGCGGATCGGCAGGCGGATCGTGTCACCGGCCCCGGCGGACGCGACCGAGACCACCCGGCCGCCAGGCTCGGAGACGAACACCACGGTGCGCTGCCCCCTGGTGCCGGCAACCCGCGGCGTGACAGACATACTCGTCAAATCGGTGCTGATGTCGACCTTGTTGATGTAGGTGGCATGCACCGGCTCCATCCACACCGTCTGCCAGATCCCTGACGCGCCGGTGTAGAACAGGCCCTCGGGGTCGTTGCGCTGTTTGCCGATTGGGAAGGGGGCGGCCTCGTTGCGGTCCTGGACCCGCACGGTGATCTCCTGGGCGCCCGGTCCCCGCAGCGCGTCGGTGATGTCGACGGTGAACTCGGTATAGCCGCCCTCGTGATGGGCGACCTGTTGGTTGTTGACCCAGACGGTGGCGATCTGATCCACGGCGCCGAAGTGCAGCAGCACATGTTGTCCCTGCCAGTTGCTCGGCAGCTTGACGACCTTGCGGTACCACATCTCGTCGTCGTGCCGCGCGATGCCGGACAAGGCCGATTCCACGGGGTACGGGACGAGGATCTGCTCACGGTAGGCCGCCGGGGGCGGCGGGGCCGCCAGGACCGTTCCTGCGGATCGACCCATATAGCCCCAGACCCCGTTGAGGTTCAGCCAGGCGGTCCGCGTCATCTGTGGCCGCGGGTAGTCGGGCAACGCATTGTCGGGTCCCACCAAACTGGTCCACGGCGTGGGCAATAGCGCCGGCTTCGGATGCCACATGACCACCGCGTCGGCCGGCGGGCTTCCGATCATGGCAAAGGCCAACAGGCTCAATACAACTGCTGAGAAACGGCCGAGCCAGATGCGACGGCGGGGACGGTGCCGCCAAGGCGACAGCGCGATGTCGTCGCTCACGCTATTCACCCCCGGGCTAGAGACCAACCGTGGCGCACGCGCCCCTGCACGACCGTGTTTCTGCACAGCAAACGAACCGATCCAGTCGCGACACGAAGTGGTCCGGCGGTGCTCTGCG
This window encodes:
- a CDS encoding organic hydroperoxide resistance protein is translated as MKVLYVAEALATGEGRDGHGRTSDGKLDLDLSIQKELGGSGVGTNPEQLFAVGYAACYHSALRLVAREEKADVTDSAVGAKVSLGSNDAGGFVLAVELEVVLPNVDHESAVALADKAHQVCPYSNATRGNIDVKLTVTDD
- a CDS encoding sensor domain-containing diguanylate cyclase, coding for MTVEVSIDGDYMQRMERLLRAVQELSLARSLPEIQVIVRTAARELTGCDGASFVLKDNGFCYYADEYAIAPLWKGSRFPLEKCVSGWAMHHREAVVIPDIYADERVPREAYRPTFVKSMVMVPIRKVDPIGAIGNYWSYQRHATEQDVFLLQALADSTSIAMENVQLYSELEQRVRDRTAELERANDEIHKLSITDELTGLNNRRGFYLRSDAALHAARRQGSSCLLVFLDVDGLKLVNDAQGHEMGDALLADVADLLSGTLREFDVIARIGGDEFCVLIIEPDCDQATLRNRLLDAFERFNQDSDRTYVLSASIGMVQVNSADVDTIDELLARADELMYEEKKDRPTSSRPA
- a CDS encoding DUF427 domain-containing protein, yielding MSTASEQPVTDYPQVAATRGRIEPSPRRVRGYLGSQLVFDTTAARYVWEIPYHPQYYIPRSDVRDEFLLDEDHPQHVQFGASRMFTLAGESDTHPSAARVFDDGDGPVAGFVRFDWSALSWFEEDEPIYGHPRNPYVRVDALRSHRHVRVELDGVLLADTESPVLLFETGLPTRYYIDRTDIAFEHLESADTQTLCPYKGVTSQYWSVRVANALHNDLAWTYDTPLPAVASIANLVAFYNEKLEITVDGTTLPRPHTHFS
- a CDS encoding FkbM family methyltransferase, with the protein product MVIAGYPPPSPADRVTVALACALRKVVWWLRTPKESVPVVEKVLRGGLLIPVFAALSLLLRARARLGHSVQLPGGTGFGATLMCRLPDLIATYIWVFQEWEPDLTRFITSRLRDGDVFVDVGANIGYYSLLAAKSVGDGGGVVAVEASPAMFDDLRRNTLANDHGDRIREVNKAAAAKSGTLTVFAGPRHNAGMSTTLPTRGLHVESTVQALPLDEILTFQEITSTRLIKIDVEGAEPDVLAGMGNLIGSMRPDTEIVVELSPRWWPDRRLLPLDVLRPFIDAGFNVYRMKNSYSAWRYLWPNEVSDAVRLRSPLTRRVSRLDLVLSRYDGDSLAIDARTGYWLADGLSRIRTGRPRSRALDSTRSRSGRPVRDWRH
- a CDS encoding glycoside hydrolase family 2 protein; translation: MIGSPPADAVVMWHPKPALLPTPWTSLVGPDNALPDYPRPQMTRTAWLNLNGVWGYMGRSAGTVLAAPPPPAAYREQILVPYPVESALSGIARHDDEMWYRKVVKLPSNWQGQHVLLHFGAVDQIATVWVNNQQVAHHEGGYTEFTVDITDALRGPGAQEITVRVQDRNEAAPFPIGKQRNDPEGLFYTGASGIWQTVWMEPVHATYINKVDISTDLTSMSVTPRVAGTRGQRTVVFVSEPGGRVVSVASAGAGDTIRLPIRKPHVWTPDDPYLYDLQVALVSPTGKVVDAVSSYAGLRTIGTMFDPQGRPRIALNGRITFLHGPLDQGYWPDGIYTAPTDDALKSDLMRIKDLGMNFVRKHGKVEPARWYYWADKLGLMVWQDMPSLDVSLAIPVGPAPEPTPAAKANFEKELLAMIDQLRSVTSIVGWVPFNEGWGEFDTARIAGVVKAADPTRMVDANSGVNCCKSRGDTLAGDIYDDHTYVGPGEPKIHDDLMKAHSKGSIPADNRVRVDGEYGGLGLVLDGNRWPGRPEAYEMADSPARLTDRYVEVSRRLEDIVRRTGLSAAIYTQTTDVENEVNGFLSYDRWKVKMPIPVVAERNRAVIAAGTPGMVPPDVRR